The stretch of DNA ATTACTGCATTTTTAGATAGAGCCACCTTCAGGAAATTTATCGCAGATATTGCTTGGGAAACAGAAGTGTGGATAGCGGATAATCCTGATCATTTGATACATTTTAACGGAGATAAATTTCTTGGTCCGTATCAAAAACCTGAATAAATGAAAATATCATAAAATCAAAATTGATAGATTGAGTGGAAACCATAAATTGAACCAGCAGCAGAGCACCTTCGAAGACTATTCTCGGCAAGGATAAGCTCACCTGAATTTTCAAATAATGAAGTGGATTTGTTATCTTCCTATTGTTCTTTTTTTTCTTTATCCCAGTTGCACGGAACAAGCGCCACTATCAGGGAAGCTAAGTTTATCATCTAATCAGCATTGGTCCAAGACCATTTATTTAATTCAACCGCGTAGCCTGGATGAAGTAGCGGCTAGTTTTACGGGACAGGTCATAGATTCTGCGCTTGTAAAAGCAGATGGAAGTTTTGTTTTTGAAAAATTACCAGACACTTCCAATCCCATTTTACTCGAACTTGTTGTTCAGAAAAAAGGAGAACGATTTGCCAATAAATTAGATAATGAAGCCCCCCTAAGCGCCAATTACGCCCCATTTATCTGGAAAAACGGGGACCACCTTAACGTTACAGCTGCTATAGCACAATTTCAAAGCAGTTTTTCTATAGAAAATCCTTCACCTGAAAATGCGGACTTACTTAAGTTGAACGCTATTCGGCAAGCGGCTTTTCAGCAATTCACGCATGAAAACAATTCGGAAAGTCACGATGAGACGAAACTATTAGAAGCAGAAGCTGCCAGGTTAAATTTTCAACAACCTTTAATGGATTTTGCTCAAAATACAGATCATCTACTTCCTGCACTTTTAGCCATTCGGTGGGTGAGCCCAAACAATGATTATGAA from Saprospiraceae bacterium encodes:
- a CDS encoding TlpA disulfide reductase family protein; translated protein: MKWICYLPIVLFFLYPSCTEQAPLSGKLSLSSNQHWSKTIYLIQPRSLDEVAASFTGQVIDSALVKADGSFVFEKLPDTSNPILLELVVQKKGERFANKLDNEAPLSANYAPFIWKNGDHLNVTAAIAQFQSSFSIENPSPENADLLKLNAIRQAAFQQFTHENNSESHDETKLLEAEAARLNFQQPLMDFAQNTDHLLPALLAIRWVSPNNDYERIPEFLFSQCQKWQNSHPTHPWVIQLCQKSNPAHLPVLKGDKLADTPLPMLSGDTLALYQVLGKRLTLLDLWASWCAPCRRENKDFLVPLWENYHEKGFEIIGYALDASEKTWKRAIEADGAFRWLHASHLQGDDAPLLEVLRIQTIPANFLLDAEGTVIAKNLHGEDLVKFVEKYLEE